A window from Mogibacterium neglectum encodes these proteins:
- the rlmH gene encoding 23S rRNA (pseudouridine(1915)-N(3))-methyltransferase RlmH encodes MKVRIICIGKLKEKYWTAAAAEYSKRISGYANIEIVELKESKLPANPSPTDEDAVLIREGQNILGRIKEDDYVIAMEVEGEQLDSVELAKKIQCTFDTKSSTVDFIIGGSLGLSDKVKKRANYGLSFSKLTFPHQMARIMLLEQIYRAFKINSGETYHK; translated from the coding sequence ATGAAAGTAAGAATAATTTGTATAGGAAAGCTAAAAGAAAAGTACTGGACTGCAGCTGCAGCAGAGTATAGCAAGCGAATATCAGGATATGCGAATATTGAGATTGTAGAACTCAAGGAGAGTAAGCTTCCTGCAAACCCATCTCCAACTGATGAGGATGCAGTGCTCATTCGCGAGGGACAGAACATCCTTGGCAGGATAAAGGAAGATGACTATGTGATTGCTATGGAGGTGGAAGGTGAACAGCTTGATTCTGTGGAGCTAGCTAAAAAAATTCAGTGTACGTTTGACACCAAGTCTTCTACTGTTGACTTCATCATCGGTGGTAGCCTTGGGCTCTCAGATAAAGTAAAAAAAAGAGCGAACTACGGATTATCATTTTCAAAGCTTACATTCCCTCATCAGATGGCAAGAATCATGCTTCTTGAACAGATATATCGAGCTTTTAAGATTAATAGTGGTGAGACTTACCACAAGTGA
- a CDS encoding DMT family transporter translates to MDTKRKNRAMILLFTVISLRATSLLFATTGLSYMGPLTLNGYRFPLAAIILLIIFRKDIKKVDKQLIIHGSIIGFFFLLTMTTELIGLKLTNSSTTSFLENTAIIFVPLADALLVRRVPSPSSILSALVALSGVGFLTLKDGHIGLTFGEFMCILSALVYTCAVVATDRFSKRDDPFMLGIVQVAFIGASSFILAMIVEGPSFPVVPKAWGVIIFLAIVCTCFGFTLQPVAQSKLSASISGLFCAFNPLVTAILGYTFLGERLGTTGMIGGILILTSIVIPAVAPLIKKPQLAR, encoded by the coding sequence GTGGATACAAAGAGAAAAAACCGTGCGATGATACTGCTGTTTACAGTAATTTCACTGCGTGCAACCTCGCTCTTATTTGCAACAACGGGTTTATCATATATGGGGCCGCTCACATTGAACGGCTACCGCTTCCCACTTGCTGCTATTATCTTACTCATTATATTCCGTAAAGATATTAAGAAAGTAGACAAACAACTTATTATCCACGGTTCGATAATTGGTTTTTTCTTCTTGCTGACGATGACTACTGAATTGATCGGACTCAAGTTAACAAATTCTTCGACTACATCATTTCTAGAGAATACAGCGATTATATTCGTTCCATTAGCGGATGCACTGTTAGTTAGAAGAGTTCCTAGTCCATCCTCAATTCTAAGTGCTTTGGTTGCACTGTCTGGCGTTGGATTTCTAACGCTTAAGGATGGTCATATAGGACTCACTTTCGGAGAATTCATGTGCATACTCAGCGCACTAGTGTACACATGTGCAGTGGTCGCTACCGATAGATTCTCTAAGCGCGATGATCCGTTCATGCTTGGAATAGTCCAGGTTGCATTTATAGGCGCTTCATCATTTATTCTGGCTATGATTGTCGAAGGGCCAAGCTTTCCTGTTGTACCTAAAGCATGGGGAGTGATAATATTTCTAGCAATAGTGTGCACCTGCTTTGGTTTCACACTTCAACCGGTTGCACAGAGCAAATTATCTGCATCTATATCAGGGCTATTTTGCGCATTCAATCCGCTTGTCACTGCGATACTCGGATATACATTTCTAGGCGAGAGACTAGGTACCACTGGTATGATTGGTGGAATTCTTATTCTCACCAGCATAGTCATCCCGGCAGTAGCCCCTTTGATAAAGAAGCCACAGCTGGCTAGATAA
- a CDS encoding PD-(D/E)XK nuclease family protein — protein sequence MLNLFMARECMNKEKFIYENIKGRTYVLVPNQYTLVAEEQALKYTGSACLLDIEILSLNRLGQRIMAEHGKENIEILDKYGRHMLLYKIIKSHKDDLEVFKSAADQSGFIDMVNDFIADFKQQDFSLDELGSIIDKDNHSELLAHKMRELMLIIDEYESELEGRYIDSEDYISMYVSLIRESTLFDNHSVWVYGFDTLAPKSMDALIEMAKRVDVNIMVNISDFDLGTILISALTTRATAAGVAVSKEYVSDEYRVYGRETLDYLEENLFRTILSSGESALNMPDEDTINDEVRLTQCANPFYEAESAASYIYELIRDKGYRMNDIAVICNDDSSRQPIIRRTFEEYGIPLFVDSRRTITDSMAARFIVSLLEFVLQGYRTSALFVMLKTELTSISRDDIEMLENYARNYKIRGTMWTREFKYGHFDYTDEEFERLESTRRYIIEQVAKLRDIAESSGTVSELVFNLIKILEEEWDLPGRLQNVSQAQAEEGYNEEAQNTAQSYEACVNILEQIASILGDEIFDKTKSGEIIQLYKKGLESVDIGIIPPALDGIIMGSMIRTRPGPLKAMVVLAANEGVLPMEPASDGIFSVDEKEFFKEHDFPIGHLDELKMAEENVAMYRLISKPYERLYMSWSLSDSEGQDSKPSSLVDAFRTALPTIKIHKDVISSGLDMNVINNPKTAMRHLLNHLKGRRSQEHVADENKAKLITNSIIAWYRNNEPEIFDTAMKAARDDNSAESISSAMAEKLFSRGNGEFSFSPTRIESFNHCPFKHFVSYGLRPREDREFIGSSREIGDIYHECIMKVSKKLETEGLWGKITDDELENLVSDTLTEIAGDYRDGLFTSDGREQYRLERVAKVCARVAGNLAEQMRMGKVKLSYFEEEFKRGKLFAPIELEIDGKKIFIEGKIDRVDVFEGGDIRIIDYKTGSDKVDIEQMRCGYKMQLMVYMQGAKSEERKPAGVFYYNIKDVSVNVEGSKDASEVVDNELKKGLILNGLCVDEKDVIDEMPSSLLGNKKMIIARDLFESIEQDVCQSIHDISEQIVAGDVSISPTKKRTASDTKGECTYCRYSSICRFDVTYRGNKYREVNG from the coding sequence ATGCTGAACCTATTTATGGCACGGGAGTGCATGAACAAGGAAAAGTTTATATACGAGAATATTAAAGGCAGGACGTATGTATTGGTTCCGAACCAGTACACTCTTGTTGCGGAAGAGCAGGCTCTAAAATATACGGGTAGCGCCTGTCTTCTTGATATTGAAATTCTCTCCTTGAATAGATTAGGTCAGAGGATAATGGCAGAGCACGGCAAGGAGAATATCGAGATTCTCGATAAGTATGGTAGACATATGCTCCTGTACAAGATTATAAAGTCGCACAAAGATGATCTTGAAGTATTTAAATCGGCGGCTGATCAGAGCGGATTCATAGATATGGTCAACGACTTCATCGCCGACTTCAAGCAGCAAGACTTCTCTCTAGATGAACTCGGATCTATAATCGATAAAGATAATCACAGCGAGCTGCTTGCACATAAGATGCGCGAGTTGATGCTGATAATTGATGAATATGAGTCGGAACTAGAGGGGCGATACATAGATTCTGAAGATTACATTTCGATGTACGTCTCGTTGATTAGGGAATCGACTCTATTTGATAATCATTCGGTGTGGGTTTACGGATTTGATACGCTTGCTCCTAAGTCTATGGATGCACTCATTGAGATGGCAAAGCGTGTAGATGTAAACATTATGGTCAATATCAGTGACTTTGACCTTGGCACAATCTTGATATCAGCGCTGACCACTAGGGCAACTGCCGCAGGTGTTGCCGTATCGAAAGAATATGTGTCTGACGAATATAGAGTATACGGCAGAGAGACACTCGATTATCTGGAAGAGAATCTGTTTAGGACTATCTTGAGCTCGGGAGAATCTGCACTGAATATGCCGGATGAAGACACGATAAATGATGAAGTTAGGCTTACTCAGTGCGCAAATCCTTTCTACGAGGCGGAGAGTGCAGCTTCATATATTTATGAGCTGATTCGCGATAAAGGATATCGGATGAATGACATCGCAGTAATCTGTAATGACGATTCATCTAGGCAACCTATAATACGCAGAACTTTTGAAGAGTATGGAATTCCTCTTTTTGTCGATTCCAGAAGGACGATTACTGATTCTATGGCTGCTAGATTTATCGTGAGTCTTCTAGAGTTTGTTCTGCAAGGGTATAGGACTTCAGCTCTGTTCGTAATGCTCAAGACTGAACTGACGAGCATAAGTAGAGACGACATCGAGATGCTGGAGAATTATGCACGTAATTATAAGATACGTGGTACCATGTGGACTAGAGAGTTTAAATATGGGCATTTTGACTATACTGACGAGGAATTTGAGAGGCTTGAGAGCACGAGAAGATACATAATAGAACAAGTTGCGAAGCTGCGCGATATAGCGGAAAGCTCTGGAACAGTTTCTGAATTAGTGTTTAATTTGATAAAAATTTTGGAAGAGGAATGGGATCTACCAGGCAGACTTCAGAATGTATCTCAAGCTCAAGCTGAAGAGGGATATAACGAAGAGGCGCAGAATACTGCCCAGAGCTATGAGGCGTGTGTCAATATTCTGGAGCAAATCGCTTCTATTTTGGGAGATGAGATATTTGATAAAACGAAGTCTGGAGAGATAATACAGCTGTACAAAAAGGGACTTGAATCCGTTGATATCGGGATTATTCCACCGGCGCTAGACGGAATAATTATGGGATCTATGATCAGAACAAGACCAGGACCACTTAAGGCGATGGTTGTACTTGCAGCGAATGAAGGCGTGCTTCCTATGGAACCTGCTTCAGACGGGATATTCTCTGTAGATGAAAAGGAGTTTTTTAAGGAGCATGATTTTCCTATTGGGCATCTTGATGAACTGAAGATGGCTGAAGAAAATGTGGCTATGTATAGACTAATTTCAAAGCCGTATGAAAGATTATATATGAGCTGGTCGCTTTCTGACTCAGAAGGGCAGGACTCCAAACCTTCTTCACTGGTTGATGCGTTCAGAACGGCTTTGCCAACAATCAAGATACATAAAGATGTAATATCAAGCGGATTAGATATGAATGTCATAAATAATCCAAAGACAGCTATGCGCCACCTTCTTAACCATCTTAAGGGTAGGAGGTCTCAAGAACACGTGGCGGATGAGAATAAAGCTAAGTTGATTACCAATTCGATAATTGCTTGGTATAGAAATAATGAACCGGAGATATTTGATACCGCTATGAAGGCAGCTAGGGACGATAACTCCGCGGAGTCTATTTCTAGTGCTATGGCGGAGAAGCTGTTCTCAAGAGGAAATGGTGAGTTTTCATTCTCGCCGACTAGAATCGAGAGCTTTAATCACTGCCCATTCAAGCATTTTGTGTCATATGGTTTAAGACCTAGAGAAGATCGTGAATTTATCGGCTCTTCTCGTGAGATAGGAGACATATACCACGAATGCATTATGAAGGTTTCCAAGAAACTTGAAACTGAGGGACTATGGGGTAAAATTACCGATGATGAATTGGAGAATCTTGTAAGCGACACCCTGACAGAAATCGCCGGAGACTATCGCGATGGCCTCTTTACCTCCGATGGTCGTGAACAGTATAGACTTGAGAGAGTCGCAAAAGTGTGCGCGCGCGTAGCGGGGAATCTCGCAGAACAGATGAGAATGGGTAAGGTCAAGTTGTCCTATTTTGAAGAGGAATTTAAGAGAGGTAAGCTTTTTGCTCCTATTGAACTCGAGATTGATGGTAAGAAAATTTTTATAGAGGGAAAAATCGATAGGGTCGATGTGTTTGAAGGCGGCGATATAAGAATAATCGACTACAAGACTGGCTCCGATAAGGTTGATATAGAACAGATGAGGTGTGGATACAAGATGCAGCTCATGGTGTACATGCAGGGCGCTAAGTCTGAGGAAAGGAAGCCTGCCGGGGTGTTCTACTACAATATCAAGGACGTTTCGGTGAATGTAGAAGGCTCGAAGGATGCTTCGGAGGTGGTGGATAACGAGCTCAAGAAAGGCTTGATTTTAAATGGGTTATGTGTCGATGAAAAGGATGTCATTGACGAGATGCCAAGTTCACTGCTCGGCAATAAGAAGATGATTATAGCGAGAGATTTATTCGAGAGCATAGAACAGGATGTATGCCAGTCGATTCACGATATCAGTGAGCAGATTGTAGCTGGAGATGTGAGCATATCTCCGACAAAAAAACGCACTGCAAGTGACACCAAAGGAGAATGCACATACTGTAGATACAGTTCAATCTGCAGATTTGATGTAACATATAGAGGAAACAAGTATAGGGAAGTAAATGGGTAA
- a CDS encoding MBL fold metallo-hydrolase: MGKLKIASIGSSSSGNAYIVSDGKTRLLLDVGLTAKRIKEGLAECMLSAEDIQGVFVTHEHTDHVKSIRAIAKACIYAKVYTSRGTIYNCDKFEYVKPEQLTRIAAQDMVRIGDICIKAFSLSHDASEPVGFSFIEDGEQLSVATDTGIVTDEITEELTRADAIVFEANHEESILQMGDYPYSLKQRILGEYGHLSNVTSGIALTRGLLARKESGLVSSEQRIMLAHLSTHNNTPDTALLTVKNILHENNLRQGNDFTLKVADKDKLTTM; the protein is encoded by the coding sequence ATGGGTAAATTAAAGATAGCATCTATCGGAAGCAGCAGCTCTGGTAATGCGTATATCGTTTCAGATGGAAAAACGAGGTTGCTACTTGATGTTGGTCTCACAGCAAAGCGAATCAAGGAAGGGCTTGCTGAGTGCATGCTGAGCGCGGAAGATATCCAGGGGGTGTTCGTTACGCATGAACACACTGATCATGTCAAAAGCATAAGAGCCATCGCAAAAGCTTGTATTTATGCGAAAGTCTACACATCTCGAGGAACGATATATAACTGTGATAAGTTTGAATATGTAAAACCAGAGCAGCTAACACGCATAGCTGCACAGGATATGGTAAGAATTGGAGATATATGCATTAAGGCTTTTTCGCTTTCTCATGATGCCAGCGAACCAGTAGGCTTTAGCTTTATCGAAGATGGAGAGCAGCTTTCAGTTGCAACTGATACAGGTATAGTTACAGATGAGATTACTGAAGAACTTACTCGCGCAGATGCTATAGTGTTCGAAGCAAATCATGAGGAGAGTATCCTGCAGATGGGGGATTATCCGTATTCATTAAAGCAACGTATACTCGGAGAATATGGACATCTTTCAAATGTGACAAGCGGAATTGCACTCACTAGGGGGTTGCTTGCGAGAAAAGAATCAGGACTCGTAAGTTCAGAGCAGCGAATAATGCTCGCGCATTTGAGCACCCACAACAACACCCCGGATACGGCATTGCTAACTGTTAAGAACATTTTGCATGAAAATAATCTGCGCCAAGGAAATGATTTTACGCTCAAGGTAGCGGACAAGGACAAGTTAACGACAATGTAG
- a CDS encoding LysR family transcriptional regulator, giving the protein MEVEKVKALLRAIELGNMSSAAMELGYTPSGISRMMASLEEETGMRLINRNRNGISPTQECKQILPSFVSLANSANHLEQKIAEISGVITGEVRVATAYSTYYKFLTDLIKEFCAEYPGIAVDVTAGRSSALMAELERDELDFCLISYREGTCEWIHLIDDPFYIWVPDNHPAVAEGVYDLHRIYDDSYIDLYPGRESDGSLMFKSYDINPTIRYKTSDAFAAYSMVEAGLGVTTVNGVSINQWHGKVTALPISPSYNVQIGIAVPEAERISPAAKKFRDFALVFFEEHKQQMMENINDNDKK; this is encoded by the coding sequence ATGGAAGTAGAGAAAGTTAAAGCACTTCTTCGTGCCATTGAGCTAGGGAACATGTCCTCGGCGGCTATGGAGCTCGGATACACTCCTTCAGGCATCAGCCGTATGATGGCATCATTGGAGGAAGAGACAGGGATGCGCCTTATAAATAGAAATAGAAATGGCATCTCTCCAACGCAAGAGTGCAAGCAGATTCTGCCTAGCTTCGTATCTCTAGCTAACTCTGCCAATCATTTGGAGCAAAAAATTGCAGAAATTAGTGGTGTTATAACAGGTGAGGTTCGTGTCGCTACAGCATACTCTACATATTACAAATTCCTTACAGATCTGATCAAGGAGTTTTGTGCAGAGTATCCCGGTATTGCGGTTGACGTTACAGCAGGAAGGAGCTCTGCTCTTATGGCTGAACTTGAACGTGATGAACTAGACTTTTGTCTTATAAGCTACCGCGAGGGAACTTGCGAATGGATACATCTCATAGACGACCCATTTTATATTTGGGTACCAGATAACCATCCTGCAGTTGCCGAGGGTGTTTATGATCTACATAGGATATACGATGATAGTTATATAGATTTATATCCTGGCAGAGAGAGTGACGGCTCTTTGATGTTCAAGTCGTATGATATCAATCCCACTATTAGGTACAAAACCTCAGATGCTTTCGCCGCATATTCAATGGTTGAAGCAGGATTAGGGGTCACTACTGTTAATGGTGTTTCAATAAATCAGTGGCATGGAAAAGTCACGGCACTACCAATTTCGCCGAGTTACAATGTACAGATAGGTATTGCAGTGCCTGAAGCTGAAAGAATTTCACCTGCTGCTAAAAAATTTAGGGATTTTGCACTTGTTTTTTTTGAAGAACATAAACAGCAGATGATGGAAAATATTAATGATAATGATAAAAAATAG